The following proteins are encoded in a genomic region of Acidobacteriota bacterium:
- the recA gene encoding recombinase RecA, with amino-acid sequence MAIVNSEKAKAIEAALAQIEKNFGKGSIMKLGDHGTDDIPVISTSSIGIDAAIGVGGFPRGRVVEVFGPESSGKTTLALHVVAEAQKAGGIAAYIDAEHALDAVYAQKLGVNINDLFVSQPDSGEQALEITESLVRSNAIDVLVIDSVAALTPRAELEGDMGDSLPGLQARLMSQALRKLTAVIGRSNTCLIFINQIREKIGVMFGSPETTTGGRALKFYSSVRVDIRRIAAIKDGDAVVGNRTKVKIVKNKVAPPFREAEFDIMYGEGISKWGEIIDLGVDRKVVEKSGAWFSYRGERLGQGRENSKNTLRENPELAGRVETELRAVLGLVAKPQPAAAASAAAAASAEAAPAARRGRAAKEGEE; translated from the coding sequence ATGGCTATTGTAAACAGCGAAAAAGCGAAAGCGATTGAAGCGGCCCTGGCGCAAATCGAGAAGAACTTCGGCAAAGGCTCGATCATGAAACTCGGTGACCACGGCACCGATGACATCCCGGTGATTTCCACCAGCAGCATCGGCATTGACGCCGCCATCGGCGTGGGCGGTTTCCCACGCGGTCGCGTCGTCGAAGTCTTCGGCCCGGAAAGCTCGGGCAAAACCACGCTCGCCTTGCACGTCGTCGCCGAGGCGCAAAAGGCCGGCGGCATTGCGGCTTACATTGACGCCGAACACGCGCTCGATGCGGTTTATGCCCAAAAACTGGGCGTGAACATCAACGACCTGTTCGTCTCGCAGCCCGATTCGGGCGAGCAGGCGCTGGAGATTACCGAATCGCTGGTGCGCTCCAACGCGATTGACGTGCTGGTGATTGATTCGGTCGCCGCCCTGACGCCGCGCGCCGAATTGGAAGGCGATATGGGCGATTCGCTGCCCGGTTTGCAGGCGCGGCTGATGTCGCAGGCACTGCGCAAATTGACGGCGGTCATCGGACGTTCCAACACCTGCCTGATCTTCATCAACCAGATTCGTGAAAAGATCGGGGTGATGTTCGGTTCGCCCGAAACCACGACCGGCGGGCGCGCGCTGAAGTTCTATTCGTCGGTGCGCGTGGACATTCGCCGCATCGCCGCGATCAAGGATGGCGACGCCGTCGTCGGCAACCGCACCAAGGTCAAGATCGTCAAGAACAAAGTCGCGCCACCTTTCCGCGAAGCCGAATTCGACATCATGTATGGCGAAGGCATCTCGAAATGGGGCGAGATTATTGATCTCGGCGTTGACCGCAAAGTGGTCGAAAAATCCGGCGCGTGGTTCTCTTATCGCGGCGAACGGCTAGGTCAGGGCCGCGAAAACTCTAAGAACACCTTGCGCGAAAATCCCGAACTGGCCGGACGGGTCGAAACGGAATTGCGCGCGGTGTTGGGCTTGGTTGCCAAACCGCAACCGGCCGCAGCGGCTAGTGCAGCGGCCGCCGCCAGTGCTGAAGCCGCCCCGGCCGCACGGCGCGGGCGCGCGGCGAAAGAAGGGGAAGAGTAG
- a CDS encoding tetratricopeptide repeat protein → MIFCQRCKKANSLDADYCESCGTRLLLVSHTFDNALFEGPENPLEEHLLERISALEGALTRANERFEQLLDLAQQQATGSFYDHMMLESLTEILTEMRAVDPEELETRWRNRVARHYEETAERERLDERCDLIIGAYRGAQREQREQFIDLVEEGTLLISEGRTRRGLRMLESALALDEHNAELCFTVGEYYFHLGKASEATSYLQRALHKRSDHFGAQLLLGLLDSDEGQTESARTHLQHALALDDNSFAAHYSLGRLLISHGKVEEAVTHLKRALTLKPTPEMHYLVGRAYWEQGREEQALKHLQKAIRLDPRFDAALYSLGWIHWQANRTNEARVHFQAAYDINPHDALYRNALQANAGEPLATPPSLGWSSLLKPLGQRRKSKVNETRFAELLWRDLNSLAGLPRKVSRK, encoded by the coding sequence ATGATTTTCTGCCAACGTTGTAAAAAGGCGAATTCGCTCGATGCCGACTATTGCGAAAGTTGCGGCACACGGCTCTTGCTCGTCTCGCATACCTTTGACAACGCGCTTTTTGAAGGGCCGGAAAATCCGCTGGAAGAGCACCTGCTCGAACGCATCAGCGCGCTTGAAGGTGCCCTCACTCGTGCGAATGAACGTTTTGAACAACTGCTTGATTTGGCGCAGCAGCAAGCGACCGGCAGCTTTTACGACCACATGATGTTGGAATCGCTGACCGAGATTCTGACCGAGATGCGCGCGGTAGACCCTGAGGAATTGGAAACCCGCTGGCGCAATCGGGTGGCGCGGCATTACGAAGAGACGGCTGAGCGTGAACGGTTGGATGAGCGCTGCGACTTGATCATCGGCGCTTATCGGGGCGCCCAGCGCGAGCAACGCGAACAATTCATTGATCTGGTCGAAGAAGGCACGCTACTCATCAGCGAGGGCCGCACGCGGCGCGGCTTGCGTATGCTGGAAAGCGCGCTGGCACTGGATGAACACAACGCCGAACTCTGTTTCACCGTCGGCGAATACTATTTCCATCTGGGCAAAGCCAGCGAGGCCACCTCGTATCTGCAACGCGCGTTGCATAAACGCAGCGATCATTTTGGCGCGCAATTGCTGCTGGGCTTGCTTGACAGCGACGAAGGCCAGACCGAATCGGCACGCACGCATTTGCAACACGCGCTGGCGCTGGATGACAACTCATTTGCCGCGCACTACAGCCTGGGCCGCCTGCTCATCAGCCATGGCAAAGTCGAGGAAGCCGTCACGCATCTCAAACGTGCGCTCACGCTCAAACCCACGCCGGAAATGCATTATCTGGTCGGACGCGCTTACTGGGAGCAGGGCCGCGAAGAGCAGGCCTTGAAGCATCTGCAAAAAGCCATCCGTCTGGACCCGCGCTTTGATGCCGCGCTGTACAGCCTCGGCTGGATTCACTGGCAAGCCAATCGCACCAATGAAGCGCGTGTGCATTTCCAGGCTGCCTATGACATCAATCCGCACGACGCGCTCTATCGCAACGCACTGCAAGCCAACGCGGGTGAACCACTGGCGACACCGCCTTCGCTGGGTTGGTCAAGTCTGCTCAAGCCGCTGGGCCAGCGGCGCAAAAGCAAAGTCAACGAGACGCGCTTTGCGGAATTGTTATGGCGCGATTTGAATTCGCTGGCCGGGCTGCCGCGCAAAGTTTCGCGGAAATAA
- a CDS encoding HEAT repeat domain-containing protein, with protein sequence MLLLLSLCLSVAARAQSKLAPLPFYEQCASLREGASETLQRELAALKSADAAARAEAVKQLSKACRQQAVEPLIGLLRSEDAQVRLAAIQTLGQLGSKEAVEPLRELTGDPDWRVRLALVPALGSFKVFQAKNAVLNSIFNPNGVEVTDEDDMRVRCIAALTLNQMTDVTFSRKSMQMMSFLLRSSQSNIRQLAEQTMYALKDTRNGPSELIGILKQQNMPEMRRWACEWLGKLGIERARPALEEAAAHDAHPAVKNAAAEALAKLKGARK encoded by the coding sequence ATGCTCTTGTTGCTCAGCCTGTGCCTGTCCGTCGCGGCGCGCGCGCAATCCAAACTCGCGCCGCTGCCTTTTTACGAGCAATGCGCCAGCTTGCGTGAAGGCGCCAGCGAGACCTTGCAACGCGAACTGGCGGCGCTCAAAAGCGCTGATGCTGCGGCGCGGGCCGAGGCGGTCAAGCAATTGAGCAAGGCTTGCCGCCAGCAAGCGGTCGAACCGTTGATTGGTTTGTTGCGCAGCGAAGATGCACAAGTGCGCCTTGCCGCCATCCAAACGCTGGGGCAGCTTGGCTCGAAGGAAGCCGTTGAACCCTTGCGCGAACTCACCGGCGATCCTGATTGGCGTGTGCGGTTAGCCTTAGTTCCGGCGCTCGGTTCGTTCAAAGTCTTTCAGGCCAAGAATGCGGTGCTCAACAGCATCTTCAATCCGAACGGCGTCGAGGTGACGGATGAAGACGACATGCGCGTGCGTTGCATCGCGGCGCTTACATTGAATCAAATGACCGATGTGACCTTCTCGCGCAAGAGCATGCAGATGATGTCCTTTTTGCTGCGCAGCAGTCAGTCAAATATCCGCCAACTGGCCGAGCAAACCATGTATGCGTTGAAAGACACGCGCAACGGCCCTAGTGAATTGATCGGCATTTTGAAACAGCAAAACATGCCCGAAATGCGCCGCTGGGCCTGCGAATGGCTGGGCAAACTCGGCATCGAACGCGCCCGCCCCGCTTTGGAAGAGGCCGCTGCCCATGACGCGCATCCGGCGGTGAAGAACGCCGCCGCTGAGGCGCTGGCGAAGCTGAAGGGCGCGCGGAAGTGA
- a CDS encoding Uma2 family endonuclease, which produces MEKELILDPEKSYEIVNGQPEEKERPGARHGMIAARLLSRLNSFVEAHQLGVAFTEVNFKIGQNERIPNLSFVAADRIPVEGVPEGVWQIPPDLAVEIISPNDLHDKVSHKVLEYLEAGVKQVWLVSSETRTVTIFRAMDQVQVIAGERNLESPDLLPGFSCALTEIFPAAVQA; this is translated from the coding sequence ATGGAAAAGGAACTCATCCTCGATCCCGAAAAAAGCTACGAGATCGTCAACGGTCAGCCGGAGGAAAAAGAAAGGCCAGGAGCCCGACACGGAATGATTGCTGCTCGCCTGCTTAGCAGGTTGAACAGCTTTGTCGAAGCCCATCAACTCGGTGTCGCGTTTACTGAAGTCAACTTCAAGATTGGTCAGAACGAACGCATCCCCAATCTTTCGTTTGTTGCCGCCGACCGCATCCCTGTCGAGGGCGTACCCGAAGGCGTTTGGCAAATCCCGCCCGACCTTGCTGTCGAAATCATTTCACCGAACGATCTGCACGATAAAGTCAGCCACAAAGTTCTGGAGTACCTGGAAGCAGGCGTCAAACAGGTCTGGCTTGTCTCGTCAGAGACCCGTACTGTGACGATCTTCCGCGCAATGGATCAAGTGCAAGTCATTGCGGGCGAGCGCAACCTGGAAAGCCCCGACCTTTTGCCCGGTTTCAGTTGTGCGTTGACAGAGATTTTCCCTGCGGCTGTTCAAGCATAG
- a CDS encoding protein kinase, whose product MADSTEQSGQQQVKALFEAALDLAPGAREQFLQTQTDDAERLREVQELLHAHAHAGDFLATPLLLAAPSAKAAAGQRLGSYRLLREIGRGGMATVYLAERFDDEFQQQVAVKLLWPRADSAEVVRRFRQERQILAQLNHPNIARLLDGGTTEQGWPYLVMEYIEGLPLTKYCDAQRLSLAARLQLFQTVCAAVAYAHQNLVIHRDLKPNNILVTASSDGASGVPKLLDFGIAKVLTPETNSEASTRTGLQWLTPEYASPEQVREETITTASDVYSLGVLLYELLTGVRPHVLQDLPLHEIIRVLNEEDPLPPSRRVTPAHAANCNEASAEKLQRRLRGDLDNILLLALNQQAPARYQTVEQFSAELRRHLAGEPVLARQPTLVYRAGKFIRRHPTGVAVTLTLVLALLLTFASALHQTRQARAQAREQRRANYAAQLRQASAAWFDGDPRGYDEILQSAPVLPQPGEEDLRGLEWRYLWRLGHRERLSFEHTDGADLMPRDKGGYLYTWADNPLRFSLREARTGQPIAEQQLPGAQLLHSYFTAPDSITVLYQVDGHTLMTMDLLSGMRQPWFTDPSPVTCLATSDETGLLTGHADGQVKRWERQTGRLRETLLTAAGPLRALSQTRDYQWVITLTTDNVMQLWDVPRKRELLRLENVASVVARWSLKNWLVVEFRNNSLGVYDLRTARRLNTLDTSNNRVVFVSSQVQYPLAIGYQDNTVKFYELPTLRLLHNFVGHTGWVNSAMLSADGQRLLTASGDRTVKLWDVATKQALATLRGHHDDVTNAYWFDQDRQFASVSRDHVLKVWDVNEVLRPDVLTSHTGHVYSVAFAPDSRTLASASQDRTIKLWDVATGALLKTLASHTGQILCVNFSPDGQRLVSSGEGQAARVWEVATGKLLFELCCHQYQQHFAAFSPDGKLIATASDDSSVKLWDATNGCATRTLTVAADQTGHVQNIWSLAFAPDSRTLAVGTDKGELRLWDVASGRSIAAFHPHGDASIWSIAFTPDGQYFATASGDNTARLWSTATRQFVRTFKGHADGLFELAFSPDGQRLATASRDKTVRFWNVATGQELFSLKGHTEAVWSVAFAPDGNTLASGSWDGMVRLWRAASEPAGQAKFSSQDPAKK is encoded by the coding sequence ATGGCAGATTCAACTGAACAATCCGGACAACAGCAAGTCAAAGCGCTCTTCGAGGCGGCGCTCGACCTTGCGCCGGGTGCGCGTGAGCAGTTCTTGCAAACCCAAACGGACGATGCCGAAAGGCTAAGGGAGGTCCAGGAATTGTTGCACGCGCACGCACACGCGGGTGATTTTCTCGCAACGCCTTTGCTATTGGCTGCGCCGTCAGCCAAAGCAGCCGCCGGGCAGCGCCTCGGCTCCTACCGGCTGTTGCGCGAAATCGGGCGCGGCGGCATGGCGACCGTTTATCTGGCCGAGCGCTTTGACGACGAATTTCAGCAACAAGTCGCGGTCAAGCTGCTCTGGCCGCGCGCTGACAGTGCCGAAGTCGTGCGCCGCTTTCGCCAGGAACGCCAGATTCTGGCGCAGCTAAATCATCCGAACATCGCGCGGCTGCTCGACGGCGGCACGACCGAACAGGGCTGGCCGTATCTGGTGATGGAATACATCGAGGGGCTGCCGCTCACGAAGTATTGCGACGCACAGCGGCTTTCCCTCGCGGCCCGCCTGCAACTTTTTCAAACCGTTTGCGCCGCGGTTGCCTACGCCCATCAGAATCTGGTGATTCACCGCGACCTCAAGCCCAACAATATCCTTGTCACGGCTTCGTCAGACGGAGCAAGCGGTGTCCCCAAACTGCTCGATTTTGGCATCGCCAAAGTGCTCACGCCGGAAACCAACAGCGAAGCCAGCACGCGCACCGGCTTGCAATGGCTGACACCCGAATACGCCAGCCCTGAACAGGTGCGCGAAGAGACGATCACCACGGCCAGCGATGTTTACAGCCTGGGCGTATTGCTTTACGAACTGCTGACCGGCGTGCGCCCGCACGTCCTGCAAGACTTGCCGCTGCACGAAATCATCCGCGTGTTGAACGAGGAAGACCCGTTGCCGCCCAGCCGCCGCGTGACGCCCGCCCACGCGGCCAATTGCAATGAAGCTTCCGCTGAAAAGTTGCAGCGGCGCTTGCGCGGCGATCTGGACAACATCCTCCTGTTAGCGCTCAACCAGCAAGCCCCCGCGCGCTATCAAACCGTCGAACAATTCAGCGCGGAATTGCGCCGCCACCTCGCGGGCGAACCAGTGCTGGCGCGCCAACCGACCCTCGTCTATCGCGCCGGGAAATTCATCCGCCGCCATCCCACCGGCGTTGCCGTGACGTTGACCCTGGTGTTGGCGTTGCTGCTGACGTTCGCGTCTGCCCTTCATCAAACACGGCAAGCGCGCGCGCAGGCGCGTGAACAACGGCGTGCGAATTACGCCGCGCAACTGCGCCAGGCCAGCGCCGCCTGGTTTGACGGCGACCCGCGCGGCTACGACGAAATTTTGCAAAGCGCGCCCGTGCTGCCACAACCGGGCGAAGAAGATCTGCGCGGCTTGGAATGGCGCTACCTCTGGCGGCTCGGTCATCGTGAACGCTTGAGTTTTGAGCATACGGATGGCGCCGATTTGATGCCGCGGGACAAGGGCGGCTATTTGTACACTTGGGCGGATAACCCGCTCCGCTTTTCGCTGCGGGAAGCGCGCACAGGCCAGCCCATTGCTGAACAGCAGCTTCCTGGGGCGCAACTCCTCCACAGCTACTTCACCGCGCCGGACAGCATCACCGTCCTTTACCAAGTGGACGGCCACACCTTGATGACGATGGATCTGCTGAGTGGCATGCGGCAGCCGTGGTTCACCGATCCAAGCCCGGTGACTTGCCTGGCGACGAGTGATGAAACAGGGTTGCTCACCGGACACGCCGACGGACAAGTCAAACGGTGGGAACGCCAGACCGGACGGCTGCGCGAAACACTGCTCACAGCAGCAGGCCCCTTGCGCGCGCTATCTCAAACGCGGGACTACCAATGGGTCATTACCCTGACCACCGACAATGTAATGCAATTATGGGATGTGCCGCGCAAACGCGAATTGCTCCGGTTAGAGAACGTAGCCAGCGTGGTGGCTCGTTGGAGTCTGAAGAATTGGCTGGTAGTGGAATTCAGAAATAATTCGCTCGGCGTCTATGACCTGCGCACGGCGCGGCGGCTCAACACGCTGGACACCAGCAACAACCGCGTCGTCTTTGTCAGCAGCCAGGTGCAGTACCCGCTGGCGATTGGCTATCAGGACAACACCGTAAAGTTTTATGAATTGCCCACGTTGCGCTTGCTGCACAACTTTGTTGGGCATACCGGCTGGGTCAACTCGGCGATGCTGTCGGCGGATGGCCAACGCCTGTTGACGGCCAGCGGCGACCGCACCGTCAAGCTCTGGGATGTGGCGACCAAACAGGCGTTGGCGACGCTGCGCGGCCATCACGATGATGTCACGAACGCGTACTGGTTCGATCAGGATCGCCAGTTCGCTTCGGTCAGCCGCGATCACGTGCTAAAAGTTTGGGATGTGAACGAGGTCTTGCGTCCCGACGTGCTGACCAGTCACACAGGTCACGTTTACTCGGTTGCTTTCGCGCCCGACAGCCGCACCCTCGCCAGCGCCAGCCAGGATCGCACAATCAAGTTGTGGGACGTGGCAACCGGCGCTTTATTGAAAACACTAGCCAGCCACACCGGCCAGATTCTTTGTGTCAACTTCTCGCCCGACGGCCAACGTCTGGTTTCGTCCGGCGAAGGCCAGGCCGCGCGCGTCTGGGAAGTCGCCACCGGCAAGCTGTTGTTCGAATTGTGCTGCCATCAGTATCAACAGCACTTCGCCGCCTTTTCGCCCGACGGCAAGTTAATCGCCACCGCCAGCGACGACAGTAGCGTCAAGCTCTGGGACGCCACCAATGGCTGCGCAACACGCACGCTCACCGTAGCCGCAGACCAGACCGGGCACGTCCAAAATATCTGGTCGCTCGCCTTCGCGCCCGACAGCCGCACACTGGCCGTAGGCACCGACAAAGGCGAATTGCGTTTGTGGGATGTCGCCAGCGGGCGGTCAATCGCGGCCTTTCATCCGCACGGCGACGCCTCGATCTGGTCAATCGCCTTCACGCCCGACGGCCAATACTTTGCCACCGCCAGCGGCGACAACACCGCGCGGCTCTGGAGCACGGCCACGCGCCAATTCGTCCGCACATTCAAAGGCCACGCGGACGGCCTGTTTGAACTGGCCTTCTCACCCGACGGCCAACGCCTCGCCACCGCCAGCCGTGACAAGACCGTGCGTTTCTGGAATGTCGCCACCGGACAGGAATTGTTTAGCCTCAAAGGTCACACCGAAGCAGTCTGGTCGGTGGCGTTTGCGCCGGACGGCAATACGCTGGCAAGCGGGAGTTGGGATGGAATGGTGCGGTTGTGGCGGGCGGCATCCGAACCAGCAGGTCAAGCAAAATTCTCTTCACAAGACCCAGCCAAAAAATAA
- the sucD gene encoding succinate--CoA ligase subunit alpha: MSVLVDKNTRLLVQGLTGKEGTFHALQMRDYGTNIVGGVTPGKGGATHEGFAVFNTVSEAVAKTGANASVIYVPPPFAADAIMEAADAGVALIVCITEGIPSLDMVKAYAYLKARPGVRLVGPNCPGVISPGKCKVGIMPARIHLEGRVGVVSRSGTLTYEAVGQLTALGIGQSTCIGIGGDPIIGTQQRDAVELFNHDPDTDAIVMIGEIGGSAEEEAAEYVRAYVKKPVVGFICGQTAPPGRRMGHAGAIIAGGKGTAEEKMKAMTEAGIHVVKSPADIGAKVKEVLGL; this comes from the coding sequence TTGAGCGTTCTCGTTGATAAGAACACCCGTTTGCTCGTCCAGGGCTTGACCGGCAAAGAGGGCACTTTCCACGCGCTGCAAATGCGCGATTACGGCACTAACATCGTCGGCGGTGTCACGCCCGGCAAAGGCGGCGCGACGCACGAAGGCTTCGCCGTCTTCAACACCGTCAGCGAAGCCGTCGCGAAAACCGGCGCGAATGCCTCAGTCATTTACGTACCGCCGCCCTTCGCCGCCGACGCGATCATGGAAGCCGCCGACGCCGGCGTCGCGCTGATCGTCTGCATCACCGAAGGCATTCCCTCGCTCGACATGGTCAAAGCCTACGCCTATCTGAAAGCGCGTCCCGGCGTGCGCCTTGTCGGCCCCAACTGCCCCGGCGTCATCTCGCCCGGCAAATGCAAAGTCGGCATCATGCCCGCACGCATTCACCTTGAAGGCCGCGTCGGCGTCGTCTCGCGCTCTGGCACGTTGACCTATGAAGCGGTCGGCCAATTGACCGCGCTCGGCATCGGCCAATCCACCTGCATCGGCATCGGCGGCGACCCGATCATCGGCACGCAACAACGCGATGCCGTAGAGCTTTTCAACCACGACCCCGACACCGACGCCATTGTTATGATCGGCGAAATCGGCGGCTCGGCTGAAGAAGAAGCCGCCGAATACGTCAGAGCTTATGTCAAGAAACCCGTCGTCGGTTTCATCTGCGGCCAAACTGCGCCACCAGGCCGCCGCATGGGCCACGCGGGCGCAATCATTGCGGGCGGCAAAGGCACCGCCGAAGAGAAGATGAAAGCCATGACCGAAGCAGGCATTCACGTGGTGAAAAGCCCGGCGGACATCGGCGCAAAGGTCAAAGAAGTGCTCGGCCTTTAG
- a CDS encoding DUF433 domain-containing protein: MGTHKKGKSSEAVRLGLPLLKRVYDGEEIEYYPLGKYIVIQPQCCGGRPTVLNTRITAEGIMDLLSAGYSVWQVATRFGLPLAAIKEAAALAQQYDYAQSFA; encoded by the coding sequence ATGGGCACTCATAAGAAAGGCAAGAGCAGCGAAGCGGTGCGACTTGGATTGCCACTGCTGAAACGTGTTTATGATGGCGAGGAGATCGAATACTACCCGCTCGGCAAATACATCGTGATTCAACCACAATGTTGCGGCGGGCGGCCGACGGTATTGAATACGCGCATTACAGCGGAAGGTATTATGGATTTGCTATCAGCCGGATATAGCGTGTGGCAAGTAGCGACCCGTTTCGGACTTCCCTTGGCAGCGATCAAAGAGGCAGCCGCTCTAGCTCAGCAATATGATTACGCCCAAAGCTTTGCATAA
- a CDS encoding acetyl-CoA C-acetyltransferase yields MKEAVIISATRTAIGKFQGALKPFRAPELGTIAIRHAIERAGLDAAQVDEVLMGNVLQAGLGQNPARQAALKAGIPDTVSAMTVNKVCGSGLKTVMLAAQSIALGDNELIVAGGMESMSNAPYLLPKGRDGYRMGNGEIVDSMVHDGLWCAFDNWHMGETGEVVCERYGITRAQQDEYALNSQRKAVAAIQAGKFKDEICRVEIPQRKGDPVIFDTDEGPRADSTLESLAKLKPAFRKDGSVTAGNASTINDGAAALVVTSLELAHKMQRAPIARIVAQAVAGVEPKLVMMAPVEAVKMVAAKAGWKLADVDLFELNEAFASQAVALIQQLELDPARVNVNGGAVALGHPIGASGARVLVTLLYEMQKRNAKRGIASLCLGGGNAVALAVER; encoded by the coding sequence ATCAAAGAAGCCGTCATCATCAGCGCCACGCGCACGGCCATCGGCAAATTCCAAGGTGCGCTCAAACCGTTTCGCGCGCCCGAACTCGGCACCATCGCCATCCGCCACGCCATCGAACGCGCCGGCCTTGACGCCGCGCAGGTGGACGAAGTGTTGATGGGCAATGTGCTGCAAGCGGGTCTGGGACAAAACCCGGCGCGCCAGGCCGCTTTGAAAGCGGGCATCCCCGATACAGTTTCGGCAATGACCGTCAACAAAGTCTGCGGCTCCGGGTTGAAGACAGTCATGCTGGCCGCGCAATCCATCGCGCTGGGCGACAATGAATTGATCGTCGCGGGCGGCATGGAATCCATGAGCAATGCGCCGTATCTGCTGCCCAAAGGCCGCGACGGTTATCGCATGGGCAACGGCGAAATCGTGGATTCGATGGTGCACGACGGTCTCTGGTGCGCATTTGACAACTGGCACATGGGCGAGACCGGCGAAGTCGTTTGCGAACGCTACGGCATCACGCGCGCACAGCAGGATGAATACGCGCTCAATTCGCAACGCAAGGCCGTCGCCGCCATCCAAGCAGGCAAGTTCAAAGACGAAATCTGCCGGGTCGAAATCCCGCAACGCAAAGGCGACCCGGTTATCTTTGACACCGACGAAGGCCCGCGCGCCGATTCGACGTTGGAGTCATTGGCCAAATTGAAACCGGCTTTTCGCAAAGACGGTTCGGTCACGGCGGGCAACGCTTCGACGATTAATGACGGCGCGGCGGCGTTGGTCGTGACATCGCTGGAACTGGCGCATAAGATGCAGCGCGCGCCAATCGCCCGCATCGTCGCGCAAGCCGTGGCCGGCGTCGAACCCAAGCTGGTCATGATGGCACCGGTGGAGGCCGTCAAAATGGTTGCGGCCAAAGCTGGTTGGAAATTGGCGGATGTTGATCTATTTGAATTGAACGAAGCGTTTGCTTCGCAAGCAGTCGCGTTGATCCAACAGCTTGAACTCGACCCGGCGCGCGTCAACGTCAATGGCGGCGCGGTGGCGTTGGGCCATCCCATCGGCGCATCCGGCGCGCGCGTGCTGGTGACGCTGCTTTATGAAATGCAAAAGCGCAATGCCAAACGCGGCATCGCCAGTCTTTGCCTGGGTGGCGGCAACGCCGTCGCCCTGGCGGTTGAAAGATAA
- the selD gene encoding selenide, water dikinase SelD: MSGLPPQPHNPNLLVGFENADDAGVYQLRDDLAIVQTLDFFTPIVDDPFDYGRIAALNSINDVWAMGGTPITAMAITCFPKKGVPVEILGDIMRGGLSILTENGVALIGGHSVQSEEIMFGYSVTGIIHPDEVATNDGAKPGDVLLLTKALGTGIISTGIKFKKVTPEIAQHSIATMLTPGRQAAAAMREFGVRGATDITGFGLLGHAWEVAKASHVTFEIEAEQLPLLPGALELASRKLLTQGDKTNREYVGAGVQLSGALSKEMASVLFDPQTAGGMLIAVALDKADALLARLRESYAAAARIGRVIDFAGTHVVVH, translated from the coding sequence CTGAGCGGGCTACCACCACAACCGCATAACCCAAACTTGCTAGTTGGCTTTGAGAACGCCGACGATGCCGGGGTGTATCAACTGCGTGATGATCTCGCCATCGTGCAGACGCTCGACTTTTTCACGCCCATCGTGGACGACCCGTTTGATTACGGGCGCATCGCCGCGCTCAATTCGATCAATGACGTGTGGGCGATGGGCGGGACGCCGATTACGGCGATGGCGATCACCTGCTTTCCCAAAAAGGGCGTGCCCGTTGAAATCCTGGGTGACATCATGCGCGGCGGGCTTTCGATTCTGACCGAAAACGGCGTCGCCCTGATCGGTGGGCATTCAGTGCAAAGCGAAGAGATTATGTTCGGCTACTCGGTCACCGGCATCATTCATCCCGACGAAGTCGCCACGAACGACGGTGCCAAACCGGGCGATGTGCTGTTGCTGACCAAAGCGCTGGGCACAGGCATCATTTCAACTGGCATTAAGTTTAAGAAAGTCACCCCGGAGATTGCGCAACATTCCATTGCCACGATGCTGACTCCGGGCCGCCAGGCTGCAGCGGCAATGCGCGAATTCGGCGTGCGGGGCGCAACCGACATTACGGGTTTCGGGTTGCTGGGACATGCCTGGGAAGTGGCCAAGGCCAGCCATGTCACCTTTGAAATTGAGGCCGAGCAACTTCCCCTCTTGCCCGGCGCGTTGGAATTGGCGAGCCGCAAGTTGCTGACCCAGGGCGATAAAACCAATCGCGAATATGTCGGCGCGGGCGTGCAATTGAGCGGCGCGCTCAGCAAGGAGATGGCGAGCGTGCTGTTCGATCCGCAAACGGCGGGCGGCATGTTGATCGCGGTGGCCTTGGATAAGGCAGATGCCTTACTCGCCCGCTTGCGGGAGAGCTATGCCGCGGCGGCGCGGATTGGGCGTGTGATTGACTTTGCGGGCACGCATGTCGTCGTACATTGA